Proteins from a genomic interval of Periophthalmus magnuspinnatus isolate fPerMag1 chromosome 11, fPerMag1.2.pri, whole genome shotgun sequence:
- the lypc gene encoding sperm acrosome membrane-associated protein 4-like, with amino-acid sequence MRRSYILVVLLCSLPLAAGLRCYTCLFPAISPLDCFKFPQECPAGQRCLFSEATGRRGALSVTMYEKSCAVPSQCGVSGQKYSSGLYFNYTNLCCDTDLCNSAPSGLRATVLSLLPVLGLLLY; translated from the exons ATGCGGCGATCGTATATTCTGGTGGTTTTACTCTGCAGTCTGCCTTTAGCAG cTGGCCTGCGCTGTTACACCTGTCTGTTCCCGGCCATCTCTCCTCTGGACTGTTTTAAGTTCCCTCAGGAGTGTCCAGCCGGTCAGCGCTGCCTCTTCAGTGAAGCCACCGGACGACGAG gaGCGCTATCAGTGACCATGTATGAGAAGAGCTGCGCGGTGCCGTCTCAGTGTGGAGTGAGCGGACAGAAATACTCCAGCGGCCTATACTTCAACTACACCAACCTCTGCTGCGACACTGACCTCtgcaacagcgccccctctggtcTGAGAGCGACAGTGCTGAGTCTGCTTCCTGTCCTGGGACTCCTGCTCTACTAA
- the clic1 gene encoding chloride intracellular channel protein 1, which translates to MSDANHPRVELFVKAGSDGQSIGNCPFSQRLFMVLWLKGVTFDVTTVDLRRKPDILKDLAPGAQPPFLLYGTDVKTDTNKIEEFLEENLCPPKYPRLAARNPESNTAGVDVFSKFSAYIKNSNPQMNDTLEKGLLKALKKLDDYLGCPLPDEIDENSADDVTSSSRNFLDGPDLTLADCNLLPKLHIVKVVCLKYRKFSIPESLTNLWRYLNAAYAREEFASTCPVDDEIHIAYASVVKVLK; encoded by the exons atGAGCGACGCAAACCATCCCCGAGTTGAACTTTTTGTCAAG gcGGGCAGCGATGGGCAGAGCATTGGGAACTGCCCCTTCTCTCAGAGGCTGTTCATGGTTTTGTGGCTCAAAGGAGTGACTTTTGATGTGACTACAGTCGACTTGAGGAG GAAGCCTGATATCCTCAAAGACTTGGCTCCCGGGGCCCAGCCTCCGTTCCTTCTCTATGGCACCGATGTCAAAACAGACACCAACAAGATCGAGGAGTTTTTGGAAGAGAATCTCTGCCCCCCAAA aTATCCTCGTCTGGCCGCTCGTAATCCAGAGTCTAACACAGCTGGAGTGGATGTCTTTTCCAAGTTCTCTGCCTACATCAAAAACTCCAACCCTCAAATGAACGACA CTCTGGAGAAGGGTTTGTTGAAGGCTCTGAAGAAGCTGGATGATTATCTGGGCTGCCCACTTCCTGATGAGATCGACGAGAACAGcgctgatgatgtcacttcctcttCTCGGAACTTCCTGGACGGACCGGACCTGACTCTGGCCGACTGCAACCTGCTGCCTAAACTCCACATCGTCAAG GTGGTGTGCTTAAAGTACCGTAAATTCAGCATCCCGGAGTCCCTCACAAACCTGTGGAGGTACCTGAATGCAGCGTATGCCCGGGAGGAGTTTGCCTCCACCTGTCCCGTGGACGACGAGATCCACATCGCCTATGCGTCTGTGGTCAAAGTGCTCAAGTAA